A region of Haladaptatus caseinilyticus DNA encodes the following proteins:
- a CDS encoding sugar phosphate isomerase/epimerase family protein, with the protein MMIRTAIQLYTLNDFDVTEPTKVRIAGETAVEGVELVYDGHPSAETLRALEETELDVAGLTVGLPDLTETLDDVVSACEALECDKIVLGFLDEQYFESTIVTQETAKLLTELTTTLRSHGIQLLYHTHRHEFTSLGDRTHFDLLVDETENIVKFELDLGWIAIAGYDPYKVLETVGDRTVSVHLKDVHVANEALVNLGDGDLDMDRAWRSAVEADIDWLIYEHENPDDPVESVVTGAAQLAKFKHLQASQ; encoded by the coding sequence ATGATGATTAGAACTGCTATCCAACTATACACCCTGAACGACTTCGACGTAACCGAGCCGACGAAGGTTCGTATTGCAGGAGAAACGGCAGTAGAGGGGGTTGAACTCGTGTACGATGGACATCCATCTGCCGAAACGTTACGTGCGCTCGAGGAGACAGAACTCGATGTAGCGGGCCTCACAGTCGGCCTTCCAGATCTGACCGAAACGCTCGATGACGTGGTCAGTGCATGTGAGGCACTCGAGTGCGACAAAATCGTGCTCGGATTCCTCGACGAACAGTACTTCGAGTCAACGATCGTGACTCAAGAAACCGCGAAGCTACTCACCGAACTCACGACTACTCTTCGTAGCCACGGGATTCAACTCCTCTATCACACACATCGACACGAATTTACGAGTCTCGGCGATCGGACCCACTTCGACCTCCTCGTCGATGAAACCGAGAATATCGTCAAGTTCGAACTCGATCTCGGGTGGATCGCAATCGCTGGCTACGATCCATACAAGGTGCTCGAAACGGTTGGGGATCGAACCGTCTCGGTTCATCTAAAGGATGTTCATGTCGCGAACGAGGCGCTCGTCAACCTCGGTGATGGAGACCTCGACATGGACCGAGCATGGCGCTCCGCCGTCGAGGCCGATATCGATTGGCTCATCTACGAGCACGAGAACCCCGACGACCCCGTCGAGTCGGTCGTTACTGGTGCCGCTCAATTGGCGAAATTCAAGCACCTCCAGGCGTCACAGTAG
- a CDS encoding IclR family transcriptional regulator has translation MSSGDGIKAVRTTFRVLHALQEIDGYAGVSELAECLDIPVSTVHSHLNTLRDCEYVIKRGKEYNLGYRFLENGGQLRDRTRLYQFAKPKIDQLAAEFGDEVALVVEDHGLAAHVYISKGEESIETDTYIGIRLHIHSAAGGKAILAFEPEERVHEILDRRGLPNHGPNCITTREAFMEELEEIRETGVAFDYQERIEGIRSVAVPLLCDPPEPNAAIVVSGPVSRMNGDRFDETIPESVENITETIRIKLRYA, from the coding sequence ATGTCTTCAGGTGATGGAATCAAGGCTGTTCGAACCACTTTTCGGGTGCTGCACGCACTCCAAGAGATCGATGGGTACGCCGGAGTATCCGAACTCGCGGAGTGCTTGGACATCCCGGTCAGTACCGTTCACAGTCACCTGAACACGCTTCGCGACTGCGAGTACGTTATCAAGCGTGGTAAAGAGTACAATCTCGGGTATCGGTTCCTTGAAAACGGTGGACAACTTCGAGATCGGACGCGCCTCTATCAGTTTGCGAAGCCAAAAATCGACCAGCTTGCAGCGGAGTTCGGTGACGAAGTGGCGCTCGTCGTCGAAGACCACGGTCTCGCTGCTCACGTATACATCTCGAAGGGGGAAGAATCGATCGAGACGGACACTTACATCGGTATCAGGCTCCATATTCATTCCGCTGCTGGGGGAAAGGCGATACTCGCGTTCGAGCCTGAAGAACGAGTGCACGAGATTCTCGACCGTCGAGGTCTTCCGAACCACGGTCCGAACTGCATCACGACACGCGAAGCGTTCATGGAAGAACTTGAAGAAATCCGTGAGACAGGGGTTGCATTCGACTATCAGGAGCGAATCGAGGGAATTCGAAGCGTTGCCGTCCCGCTCCTCTGTGACCCCCCAGAGCCGAACGCCGCCATCGTGGTCTCCGGACCTGTTAGTCGGATGAATGGGGACCGATTCGATGAGACGATTCCCGAAAGCGTCGAAAACATCACGGAGACGATCCGGATAAAGCTCCGATATGCCTGA